A single region of the Zootoca vivipara chromosome 2, rZooViv1.1, whole genome shotgun sequence genome encodes:
- the LOC118078694 gene encoding transcription factor Sp5-like: MFQLWSNEVSSGSHTTMAFGLPKVTYHGQGPSSSGSAHELPLTPPAEPTYSFELSPVKMLAPTMPHSYAFPEAQDFSSFLPLGPAPPPPGTTSTDDGPWWSLQQPGNFSLGRPLVLSPQPPLAALLHGTPKGLLGTTCRCRRCKCPNCQAVNGASEEPGRKKQHICHLPGCGKVYGKTSHLKAHLRWHAGERPFICSWLYCGKSFTRSDELQRHLRTHTGEKRFGCQLCPKRFMRSDHLAKHVKTHQGKRMRGMAMVAAAVDIKQE, encoded by the coding sequence ATGTTCCAACTCTGGAGCAATGAGGTCTCATCAGGCTCACACACAACCATGGCTTTTGGGCTGCCCAAGGTTACCTACCACGGGCAAGGGCCATCGAGCAGTGGCTCTGCCCATGAACTGCCCCTGACTCCGCCAGCTGAGCCCACCTACTCCTTTGAGCTGTCACCTGTCAAGATGCTGGCACCCACAATGCCACACTCTTATGCCTTCCCAGAGGCCCAGGACTTCTCTAGCTTTTTGCCTTTGggcccagctcctcctcctccaggaactACCTCCACGGATGATGGCCCTTGGTGGAGCCTGCAGCAACCAGGCAACTTCTCTCTGGGCCGGCCGCTGGTCCTAAGCCCCCAGCCCCCTCTTGCTGCTCTCCTGCATGGCACCCCCAAGGGGCTCCTGGGTACCACTTGCCGCTGCCGCCGGTGCAAGTGCCCCAACTGCCAGGCAGTGAATGGAGCCAGCGAGGAGCCAGGCAGAAAGAAGCAACACATCTGCCACCTGCCAGGCTGTGGCAAGGTCTATGGCAAAACGTCCCACCTGAAGGCCCACCTCCGCTGGCACGCAGGTGAACGCCCCTTCATCTGCTCCTGGCTCTACTGTGGGAAAAGTTTCACCCGTTCAGATGAGCTGCAGAGGCACCTTCGGACGCACACAGGCGAGAAGCGCTTCGGCTGCCAGCTGTGCCCCAAGAGGTTTATGCGGAGCGACCACCTAGCAAAGCATGTCAAGACCCACCAAGGAAAGCGAATGCGGGGCATGgccatggtggcagcagcagtggacaTCAAGCAGGAGTGA